aatggccacgatggaaaagagagaaaaaaaaaaggcacagcggccaagaagtctAAGCCTTGAGCTTTgtacaaggcacaacattaattctattcctaccatctagctttaactgtacaccaacatccatttaaacctcatttaagatctggtcctccaacatcactatattttagtgctaaagaaaacagttcaagttgattttttttttttccttttagaagTGAGGAAAGACACGAGGGCCAGGACAGATCGACACGGCGGCCGGAagagcgatggcccgcggcctgcataacagttggaaagaaaaagtgtttaagGGCACAGTGGCAAAGCAAGAACACGTCTCCATAGAGAGGCGTGTTCTTAcctttgcatgtaaattgtCAGTGTGACATggtagttagctgtgggcagCTAGACTATTTTTTATTCCACTACTCTGCAAACACTACCACACATGGAGGCCAAGACAGTAGCccccagagaagaaataaaaaatatggcctaaaaaggaaatgttgcattataacttatcaaGCACCTAAACCCTTCAAGACACCatatctactttaatgtgaactgctgaacataatcatattctcagaccatcttaactattcagtccaggcatctcagtcacacacaacccatttattcagagagagaatttcaaacactccatcagtcacctcattctttcacatcactcgctcagcagttccacaaaaatataaccaacaaggaccagatttcagaccacccaataaagtggacaggaacatacaaatagctccatgtacaaccctcagctagttgacagatggaaagcaggagaatagaaagaatgtggccatgttggacaatgcagagagatgtaggcacagcggccaagaaagagtggggacacagcggccacccagaattaaatcatgacacctactatttgacgatcttcatgaagatcaatctgggaggaaaaaaacaaacaaacaaaaaaatgtttgagtccagtctccagccttgacaatgttcaagttcataccgttacaggtgtaaaataactaggtaaggtgttctagaatgtgtttgtatggaGGTACAAACatggttcacccagcctgagatataaagactcactttcagtgaaaacattgctgccagcacaaattctattctaacagtgaaacaaagaaattaacataataaaaagtgatgtagaataaagttgaagccttttaagttcaagtatagaaatgtcagtagccacactctttaaaaacataaaaaaacgtataaatgtgtgattaaattaatatgatatattaccatcagttaaatacattatgaaaattagccataacattttcaatgatgtagtaaattatctctaaaggtgtcactcacctttttttaacagcctcaggcttttgtatatggcgtgtccgaccaggtctccgtgagcCGGAAGCAAGTTGttcctttaaaagaaaaaggttttattttaatgactacataaaaagtttagaattataaaagacatgtataaccctgaatctgtttttaaacatttaacatgaaaaaacaaacaagtctttccagtgaaaaactcaatagtaacatagcacagcagccattttaacttgtttttagtcttgttttgtctattttgataatggattggtTTAAGTTTTTGAGTTTcagatttgttgtttattttgttaaatgtgaatatttcctaatTTCTTTGCTGGATGTAAGCAATCACTGACTCCAAATAATTTAACAATATAACTGAATTTAGAAACAgtgaacaacatttaacattttctggaccaaacatgaaaataaatcacaggttaatgaaaatagaaattagttgcagccccatttAAACCAATGATTTAACTGCTGTAACCAGACAAAAGGCTGCCAATTCAGATAACTGGCTGACAATGTGGCACAATTTTGAGCTAAGTTTGAGCATATAATTCAGCAAACGGAGTCACTATTAAGATAACTTGTCaaagttactcaccattctggacgggacaccaatctggaccaggtcgaacacgccaCCCTGGAGCGCCTTGCTGCGTTTTTATACAAGAGCTGATGCACGAGGCCACCTTTTCAGCATCTGGCGTCACGCTGCggtagttttcttttgtttttctcgtcttttttttaaagttccctcttttttgaggttttatggcggttggtgcattaccgccacaagTTCCCTCCTCCCGGAACAGTTTCAGTAGTTAAGCAGCGACACTTTTTacgcgtctttttttttttcgtttcacagctcgtgcagcttctcttcaaagtagCATCACGGAACTGTTGGCTGGAGGAAGTTTaaataagaagaggaggaggaagcaatcagcggtcatcagctgattgaaaacacctgcgtgaagacgAGCAGGTGTGTTGCGTGTCACCAATCAATCAGTCTCCGCTTaatgcttcttcttttctgaggttttatggcggttggcaaacaatgatttggtgcattaccgccaccatctggtatggagtgtggctcgaaatgttgatctaactgaactattacctaaaagtaaaaataataaaataaataataattatatatatatgtatatgtaataaatatatatataataaagatTGCAGATGGAAAAGGCTGTCAACAGGAAACAGCAAGATTTAGTGATGAACAGGGGatacacacagtgcagtcagtgctgatgatgttataatatatatatatatatatatatatatatatatatatatatatatatatacagcagaCCAATTTTTCtgcatattacaaaaaaaaacctgtatatgcatacatatacatacacctattcatacacaaacacacatacacacatacacacacacatcctatatcctcccaatcaacttctctctccctttaGTATTACTGACATTGTGTTAtaacatgatgaatggattcctcctgcccacagtgatcccatctgtctgtattgtgtttattgatgagaaataatgtgttgtttaatcCTGTAAGGCCAAATCTGATCCTGgatattatattttcctctttcctgcttctttccATGTGCCTAGCCACTCCCACTTTTCTTTGGATACTGTAAAACcatcttcctttcctcttctcctctcattGTTTTTTGCCATCtctcctttagtttttgtttattgatgctgttcatttctgtttagCTTAATTTTATTGCTAAATCTATATAATTATAtcctgttgctgcttttgccaCCATGTCTGCTATTTTGTTCCCTTTAACCGTAAATGTGTGCTGGTATCCATAAACATATTACTGTGAGTCCCATCATCTGAATTctatataatgtttgttgtatttctgttaTGAGGTCTTGTCTGCTTTCAGAATGGCTGGATTGTAGGCTTGTGATCAGTGTTGGGTATTAACACGTTATTAGTAATGCCGTTACGTAATGTGGTTACTTTATTCAGTAACTAATAATGTAACGCATTggttttttaaattcagtaacCAAAGTTACCAAACGCTGCTTTACTCCGTTTCTTTTggtgagggaaaaacaacatttcggTAACTTGTAGACCGTGTCCCGgttcaaaaatactttctacagcgaaacaacagcaacagcaatctGCTGAAGCACCTGGACAAGCTTTGACAAAGTTAGTTAATCTGCTGTTGGGTTTAACGTACgtgaacgaaacttggtacacacgttCATTAGGTGGGggcggtcaaaaaagtcgatgacgactttCCTGTGACtactacaggaaggccgccaccttggattgcacgccaaatcggaggcgattttggccattttgcaccaatttATATTTGGTATTTGAACGGACttgtcctacagcttttgtgtgatcaccttcaaactcggtgcagtcactgtggacaagttcaGGAGCTTACGATGCTTACGGttagtaaaaatgtcacatggcgcacGAGAACAGGAAGTCCAACAGGAAGTGCACTCGTAAATTTGCGCAGGGACACCGCTGAAAATAACAGGAGGTGAGCGCGTGCAGACATGGGCGCACGGAGACTCATGGAGACTTGGCTGAAATCTAAATACAGATCTACAGCAAATATGGTTTTAAACCTGTACTTACTTTATTCAAACCTGCACTTATCTAATTCAAAACAGGCTATGATTAGTGTACTGATTCTTTAGGGAAAAAAACCAGCTGGAGGACATTTCTCTGCGCAAATCATAACTCGTGGATTCATGTCATGCCATATGACGCATTCACTGCACAATGAGCCGTTTATATAAATTATAGCTCAGGTTAAAAGGTGCAGACTTTGACATGTGTCACATTAGCAAATGGCAAATAACTCACTACTGCAACCAGACAAGAATCTACTTGTTCCATGAAATGCTAAAAATGTaagcaggtttttttcccccaaacttGGTCAGATCAAAtcaaaaagtttttattttgaagatattTTGCAGTTCATtgcattgaaaaaaacattgtttttccacaaaacTGCTGTGGGTTAAACACTGCCAGTGGATCTGATACTTAATGGCGTTTGCAAAGACAGATACATGTTGTCAAATACTTAACAAAGCTCATTTATCCCCGCGTCGAGATAGTAATAAAGCGGCGGGTCGTTCAGGTCTTATTACACTGCAAATGTGGGAAAAAAGACAGATATGCAaacaaaatgtagaaaatgtttaattttcaaAGCCGTTTGCGACTCAAAAGACGCCAGAAGTTGCTGAAGACTTTTTCCAAGAaaccattttaaacatttttacaggAAGTTGAAataaagaaaccacaaaatgtGGCAGACAGTGTCACATTTCCCTTTTGTGTCAAAATATATCCCAGAGTttcagggaaaaaagaaaaatatatatatttataaaagtgGACAGAAACAATTAGAAAAAATCAGTATTGAGAAAtactaaacttaaaaaaaaaagaagaaaaagcgCCCATGCATTTAACACCGgacaataaataatgttatgtGGAATAAACAGAAGAAATATCACTCTCACAGCTCAGACTACAGATGCACTGTATCAGAATATCAGATTTTACCCCATAGGCTTTTAGtcatcagtttgtttgtttttaaacagatcATCTAAAGTGCAAAGGACACAACTTGTGCATCTGAAAACCCCTCCATCCAGAGTTTTAGACCCCCATATATAAATGTTGGATGGGCAAATGGATATTTATGCAAACAAACCTGACCtgctagaaatacaaaattaaatcaTCTGCCATTTTACACGGCACACAGTACAGGTGATGTGGCGGTTAGCATCATCGCCTCACAGGAAGAAGGTCAATCGGAAAAAATCCTCGTTTGACTCATGACTTCACCGTCTTTGTCAGTGTTGACTTTTACATGTTCTCGCCGAGTGTGCACAGCTTTGCTCTCCAGGCTTCCTCTTGTACATAGTTGTGagtgtaaatggttgtttgtcactgtgtgtcgGCCCTGTGATGAACCGCTGACATGTCCTggatgtaccctgcctttcacacTGCGTCAGCCGGCACAAGCTTTAGCTCCCCATGAGATCCTCAAAACATAAGCggtagaaaataaatgaattttacatgatttcattttgtttttctcccccacaGCCTTGTAAACACCGAGCAATTCATAAAACATGCAAGTCATCTTTTAGCCATACACACTTGCACAGGGGCACACCGTTATCGGATACTGCTGACAAACCTCAACTGACAGAATGCCATTTACCCAAATGTccaagctgtaaaaaaaaaaaaagtggggggagaggggagagcGCAAAGCAGGGAGGGGGATTGTCTAGCTTGCACCCACTTCTACATTCTGGACACACGAGAACCTTGTGTCAGGCAAGCAGAGCCCCTCCGGttttacagagagaaaagagtgtATGTACAAGCCGtgttcctcttttctctttggtCAGTCTATACTCAAAAAGTTCAAACAATAAACAGAATGCTGTTGCGCTCAGTTAGCACGAGCCACACATGTGTCTGTACCCAGGTAGTTGAGCATTGTCTGGACGAGCTCTGGCATGTCGTAGTCGTGTTTCCAGCCCCAGTCTCTCCGTGCATTGGAGTCGTCGAAGTTCATCGGCCAACTGTCGGCTGCAAACACCAACAAAAAGGAGACACatactaaatttaaaaaataaagagaagtgTGGCTTTGTCTTTTCAGCATTGAACTTGTACTTTGTTTAaccttaaatcacatttcacaaaCTCAAAGTTCCTCTTTCAAATAAGGAGTACAATGAAAGACAACAATACTCATCCCATGTGGCCTGGATTGACCAATATATTCTTGTTGGGCAACTTAGTAAACAACAATTACCATTAATCAGCATGCTGGCCTTTATGACCTTCCATGTGATTCTAAAACATGACATTCTACTACAGCAGGCTCAAGACAATAAGGAAATTAAGGCGCTGGGGTATGAACACATCCTGTTTGCCATCAATAAAGTTCAAAACTCACCGATCGCCTGTCTGACGTTGTCTACATCATACGTGACCTCCAGCTCGGGCACCTGCTTGTGGAGCTCCTGGGCCAGTTCCTCGGGGGTGAAGCTCATGGCGTTGATGTTGTAGGTCCTCATGCTCAGCGTGTCAGCTGGTGCCTCCATTACCTCCAGCGTGGCGCGGAGGCAGTCGTCAATGTACATCATGGGCAGCCTCGTGTCAGGTTTCAAGTTGCACTCGAACTTGCCGGTTTTGATTGCGTCGTGGAAAATCTGGACGGCATAATCTGGTCAGAGACGGGGACAGACACTATTGCTTTAGTTCTGGAAAGAAAGCTGTaatgagcagctgcagcagtgtgaAGTGAAATATCAGGGAAGCTCAGACAAGTgaaaaaatgtgtacattagCTGCAGGCCAAAAAAATAAGCCAGCAAGTCATGACAACCATCTGGTAAAACCAGTTGCATAACAGACTTGTGGCGTGACCGGAGCAGTACAGGAATAGacattcattaaaactgaaacctTGCATAAGAGTGAATATAATCTCGCTCACCTGTTGTGCCACCTCCGGGCTGGGAGTCAGCAGAGATGATTCCTGGATAACGGAGGCAACGGAAGTCCAGGCCGTAGCGGTGGTGGTAGTACTGTTGCAGAAAAGAATTAACCATTAACGGAATGTCTGCACATGTCGGACACATGCGTTTTTTGGTCTGCACATGTCGGACCAAATATCAATACTATTACTACTGATCCGAGGCCTCACCTCTCCCATCAGCTCAGCGTGGACCTTGGAGACGCCATAAATCGTGCGAGGTCTCTGCACACAGAGATCTGGCGTGGGGTTACGCGGTGAAGTGGGACCGAAGGCACCGATGGTGCTGGGGACAAAAAGGCGTAGACCATGCTCCGCTGCAATGTCCAAGATGTTGTGAAGCCCTAAAAACAGGGGGGGGAAGAGGTTTCAGATCAGGACTATCCAGTTTTTTGCGATGACTTTTGAGATGATACATGTTACAGTTCTCACCGGTGATGTTGACAGAACGAGCCAGGGCCACGTTAGCTTCCCCGACGGCGCTAAGGAGAGCGCTGTAGTGGAACAGCCACGTGATGCGATTGTTCACAACGATCTCTCTCAGGTTCTTGTAGTCCAGAATGTCTGAGTAGATGAAGGGACCTAAGGGTGACAGAAGTCACACATTAAATTCATCTTGTACATGTATGCTTATTTAGAAGAATAAATACAGGTATTGCCATTTCCATCacagtaaaatgaaaacacGATAACGATTAACGGCCGTTTCTTCATTCCTAAAAGTAGCATTGTGCATGTGACAGCCTTGGGGTTCGGTGTTGTTTACAGCTGAAGTCTGTTATCTGCTATATCCTTTTATGCCCTTGAGAAATGTCATTACCAGACACTGGCAGAACAAGGCCTCCTCCATGCGTCACATATTGACTCAGTAAAATTGAACAACCTTTTTCGGGGAAAGTGTGACGTCCTCTTGAACACAGATAATGAAGAAAAATCAATATGTTCAAGAGGgctttttaacttttcacacaaaaaaagcaaactatGCAGCAGTACTGCAATCTGTATTGCCAAACAACCTTAAAAAGGATAACATTTTCACTTGCTTATTTGATTTTTGTCTCCTGGGAATACAAGGCTCTGTACGATACTTTaaattctgattattttcttaCTCACCACTGTGGAAAACGTTGCTGGGAGGTTTCCTGATGTCAGACAGGATGACATTGTTCTTTCCGAACCTCTTCCTGTAAAGCAGGAAATTATTACACCACTTTGAAAAAGCATCAGAAACTGCCTCGTGTTCCAACAGTAACAACTGACCAATCACAACCCAGAGGGAATTTGAACCAAGTACAAATTTTACCTCAGCAATTTGGCGAGCCCTACTCCAAGCTGCCCGAGTCCACCTGCATtgaatggagacaaaaaaaacacacatacacacacacacattaaatcagCACTGGTTTCCAAGGTGATAGGGAAAAAACGGTAAAGACTGAACAATAAGGAAAAAGGCACAGCACTCTTGACGCCTACACTGGTTTGTTAACATTCTGCCAAGAATCCTGCTGGTTCTGAACTCCAGTGGGAGTATGTTTTTGCACTAATGACTTCACAATTTCCGTttcaatgaatgtgttttttaagcAAGTTATCTCAAACTGAAACATAGTTTTAAGTAAACTGGGAAAACCTGACGCTGCCTACCTGTAATGAGCACCTTGGGATGGTCCGTCTCCGAGAAGGACACGGAGTGGAAGCTGGCATCGGAGGTCACCTGCCTTGGGGAGAAGCTGATGCTGCGAACAGCCACAGTGAGAGGCTGGCAGCCACACCCAGCAGGGCTGCTGAGCAGCGCCTGTCTGGCTACTCTGCTTAGATTTCTGATGGCAGTCATGATGATACCTGCAGAGCAAAGAAGATTGTGTTCAAGTCTTTGGGGCCAAATGCAGCACGGACTCATTTACAGAAAAATGCACTCAATGACAATTTTGTCCccattcataaaaataaatagatgacTTAATGAAAGCCATTTATGTGACTGGGGCCCATTTACAGCTAAGTTTATTGACTATGGCATGAATTTCTGAGTGAAGAAAACTGGGCTTCTCTCCATACCTCAtgcacaaagagacacacagtaAAACTGACGCTGAGGGAACAAACCACTGAATGCATATGCGGTAAAATGATGACATGTGCGAGGGATCAAAGGAACTAGAAGAggggaaaattaaaaaagtctgGAAAATGTTTCAGCGTGCAGTGGAACACGTAGTGgctctttgttttcagtcacacacacgcaaacagcagcagaagtgggACTACTCCAGCGCATAGCAACGCAACACACCGCgtttttccactcacacacaacataGTTCACATTTATGATTTACCCTACACGCATAATTAACACAGAAACGACCTTTGCAAGAGTGcagctatttaaaaaaaaaaccacagtaTTTCTCCCCAAAATAGAcaatacattaaaatgttcattcaAGTAAAAGTCAGCACATGAGTTTATTAATCCATTCACAAAGCCGCCTAAAAAGTCTGCGCTTAGCATTTATACAGACGTGAACTTACCGTAGTGGCTGAGAGCTTCTAAAAAAGGGAGGATGGGTGCAACGGGAGTGAATTTATACGGCCCTGCCTTCACTGAGAGCCAATCAGGAGGAGAGGGCGTTCAGCGACGCATAAAACAGGCGAACACTGCCAATATCACGGCTGCTTAACCGTAGTGACGGGATTGGTGAATTACAATTCTCCCCCACGGGATAATTATTGTTCAAATCAAACATATATACGTTGTATTATTCGTCTCAATTGTGAGATAAAACTGTACCATTTTGCGTACCTGCTCCTCCTTGTGCGCCGTTCACTGTTGTGCCAACGCAGAGTTACGTACAGTAAACACTACGTAAGCCAATGCAGATAAAGTGAGGAAGTGGGGgctttttattgtgtgtgtgtgtggggggggtctCCCACGTGGCCGTTGGGGCGCGTAGAAAGGCTTTTTGAATGACTGAGAAAGAGTAGTAGACAGAAACTACTTTCTATAGagattctacacacacacatatatatacatatatatatatacatatacatacacacacatatatagctAACATGCTAAAGAGGGTCACCATTGGAATGACTTAAAATATTAAGGAAttatttaggaaaaaaaagaagcttataGGGAAAAAACATAATACAAAATGTCCCCCAACAGTCGGTTCAAACATACAACCCCATAGACGTCTCAAATgtcttgaataataattatgatattaCACTAATAACACAACATA
The sequence above is drawn from the Solea senegalensis isolate Sse05_10M linkage group LG17, IFAPA_SoseM_1, whole genome shotgun sequence genome and encodes:
- the tdh gene encoding L-threonine dehydrogenase: MTAIRNLSRVARQALLSSPAGCGCQPLTVAVRSISFSPRQVTSDASFHSVSFSETDHPKVLITGGLGQLGVGLAKLLRKRFGKNNVILSDIRKPPSNVFHSGPFIYSDILDYKNLREIVVNNRITWLFHYSALLSAVGEANVALARSVNITGLHNILDIAAEHGLRLFVPSTIGAFGPTSPRNPTPDLCVQRPRTIYGVSKVHAELMGEYYHHRYGLDFRCLRYPGIISADSQPGGGTTDYAVQIFHDAIKTGKFECNLKPDTRLPMMYIDDCLRATLEVMEAPADTLSMRTYNINAMSFTPEELAQELHKQVPELEVTYDVDNVRQAIADSWPMNFDDSNARRDWGWKHDYDMPELVQTMLNYLGTDTCVARAN